From a single Ascaphus truei isolate aAscTru1 chromosome 2, aAscTru1.hap1, whole genome shotgun sequence genomic region:
- the LOC142488386 gene encoding uncharacterized protein LOC142488386, producing the protein MDPRLLSFSGVVPKRLEIKLEKEEANTEEHLTPIKSETVPFPASENGLNEEQNLSSDTSRSCLTPRSPEVQQNNYSIVKPMKPFTCTECGKQFILKSSLLRHQVTHTGEKQFTCKECGKQFSIKSSLLTHQWIHTGEKPFTCTECGKQFTVKSSLLIHQMTHTGEKPFTCTECSKSFSRKTELLIHKRIHTGEKPFTCAECSKSFSRNTKLLIHERIHTGEKLFTCTECGKQFSTKSSLFRHQMTHTGEKPFPCSECGKQFSTKSSLLIHQMTHTGEKPFTCTECGKQFTVKSNLLKHQMTHTGEKPFTCTECSKSFSRKTQLLIHKRIHTGEKPFTCTECGKQFTGKSNFLIHQMTHTGEKPFTCAECGKHFSSKKSLLSHQRIHTGEKPFTCTECGKQFTVQRNLLIHQMIHTGVKPFTCTECGKQFTVQSSLLTHQMIHTGKKPFTCTECGKQFTVKSNLLKHQMTHTGEKPFTCTECSKSFSTKAELLKHERTHTGEKPFPCAECGKQFSTKSHLLRHHMTHTGEKPFTCTECSKSFSRNTELLNHERIHTGVKPFTCSECGKHFSIKKSLLSHQMTHTGEKPFTCTKCGKQFSTKRRCLIHQMTHTGEKPFTCTECSKSFSTKAELLKHVRTHTGEKPFPCSECGKQFSTKSHLLRHHMTHTGEKPFTCAECSKSFSRKRELLVHERIHTGEKLFTCAECSKSFSRKSGLLKHERIHTGEKPFRCTVCSKSFSRKSELLKHERIHTGEKLFTCAECSKSFSRKSELLKHERIHTGEKPFTCAECGKSFSQKGNLLTHHRIHTRGKSFPCT; encoded by the coding sequence agaACGGCCTGAATGAGGAACAGAACTTGAGCTCTGATACATCCAGAAGCTGTCTGACTCCCCGCAGCCCAGAAGTGCAACAAAACAATTATTCCATTGTGAAACCaatgaaaccattcacatgtacagagtgcggGAAACAATTCATACTTAAGAGCAGTCTTCTCAGACACCAagtgactcatacaggagaaaaacaaTTCACATGTAAAGAATGTGGGAAACAATTTAGTATTAAGAGCAGCCTCCTCACACACCagtggattcatacaggggagaaaccattcacatgtacagagtgtgggaaacaattcacagttaagagcagtctcctcatacaccagatgactcatacaggagaaaaaccattcacatgtacagagtgtagtaaaagcttttctcggaagacagagctcctcatccataagcggattcatacaggggagaaaccattcacatgtgcagagtgtagtaaaagcttttctcggaatACAAAGCTCCtcatccatgagcggattcatacaggggagaaactattcacatgtacagaatgtgggaaacaattcagtactaagagcAGCCtcttcagacaccagatgactcatacaggggagaaaccattcccatgttcagagtgtgggaaacaatttagtacgaagagcagtctcctcatacaccagatgactcatacaggagaaaaaccattcacatgtacagagtgtgggaaacaattcacagttaagagcaacctcctcaaacaccagatgactcatacaggggagaaaccatttacatgtacagagtgtagtaaaagcttttctcggaagacaCAGCTCCTCATCCAtaagcggattcatacaggggagaaaccattcacatgtacagagtgtgggaaacaattcacaggTAAGAGCAACTtcctcatacaccagatgactcatacaggggagaaaccattcacatgtgcagagtgtgggaaacactTCAGTAGTAAGAAATCCCTCCTCagtcaccagaggattcatacaggggagaaaccattcacatgtacagagtgtgggaaacaattcacagttCAGAGAAatctcctcatacaccagatgattcatacaggggtgaaaccattcacatgtacagagtgtgggaaacaattcacagttCAGAGCAGTCTCCTcacacaccagatgattcatacagggaagaaaccattcacatgtacagagtgtgggaaacaattcacagttaagagcaacctcctcaaacaccagatgactcatacaggggagaaaccattcacatgtacagagtgtagtaaaagcttttctacaAAGGCGGAGCTCCTCAAACATGAGcggactcatacaggggagaaaccattcccatgtgcagagtgtgggaaacaattcagtactaagagccacctcctcagacaccatatgactcatactggggagaaaccattcacatgtacagagtgtagtaaaagcttttctcggaatacagagctcctcaaccatgagcggattcatacaggcgtgaaaccattcacatgttcagagtgtgggaaacactTCAGTATTAAGAAATCCCTCCTCagtcaccagatgactcatacaggggagaaaccattcacatgtacaaagtgtgggaaacaattcagtactaagagaCGTTGcctcatacaccagatgactcatacaggggagaaaccattcacatgtacagagtgtagtaaaagcttttctacaAAGGCGGAGCTCCTCAAACATGTGcggactcatacaggggagaaaccattcccatgttcagagtgtgggaaacaattcagtactaagagccacctcctcagacaccatatgactcatactggggagaaaccattcacatgtgcagagtgtagtaaaagcttttctcggaagagAGAGCTCCTcgtccatgagcggattcatacaggggagaaactattcacatgtgcagagtgtagtaaaagcttttctcggaagtCAGGGCTCCTCaaacatgagcggattcatacaggggagaaaccattcagaTGTACagtgtgtagtaaaagcttttctcggaagtCAGAGCTCCTCaaacatgagcggattcatacaggggagaaactattcacatgtgcagagtgtagtaaaagcttttctcggaagtCAGAGCTCCTCaaacatgagcggattcatacaggggaaaaaccattcacatgtgcagagtgtgggaaaagttttTCTCAAAAGGGCAacctcctcacccaccacaggatTCATACACGGGGGAAATCATTTCCATGTACATAG